The following is a genomic window from Hymenobacter monticola.
GCGCCGGGTGGTGCCCTACGCGGCCTCGCTGCTAGCCGTGCTATTCATCGTGCGCGGGCTGGGGCTGGGCATCCCCTACCTGAGCCCGCAACTGAATGCTGCCACTGAAACAGCGAAGGCCCAGCCGCTCACCGTGCACTATTGCCATTAAGAGAAGTGAGATACGAGACATGAGAAGTGAGAAAAGCCTCAGACGCCAACGCTCACCCTGCCCCACATCTCGCTTCTTACTTCTCATATCTCATTTCTCAATACTCCCTTCCATAATGAAAACCCTGCTCGTTGCCCTCGACCACACTGCTGCCGCCGAACACACCCTTGCCTACGCCAACAAGCTGGCCGTGCGCTGGCCGGCCGAGATTGTGGTGCTCTACTGCCACCACAAGCCGGCCGCGGGCCAGCCGGTGGAAACGCTGGGCAACCAGGAGCAACGCCTGCGCAGCCTGGTGGAGCGCCTGCGCTACCAGCAGCTCACCCGGCAGGATGGCCGCCGCATTCAGTACCACTATCGCGTACTGGCCGGCTGCCTGCACGACCACATCCGCGAGGAAGCCCTGCGCTGCGCCGCCGACCTCGTGCTCATGGGCCTCGAGCACATCGACTGCAACCGGCAGCAAGCGCCCGGCAACCACGCTGCCGCTATTGCCAAACTGGTGAGCTGCCCCCTGCTGGTGGTGCCGGCGGGCCGCCGCTCCCTGCCCAAACGCATGGTGTTTTCGGCCGATTTCCGCACGCTGGGGCTGCACATTCTGCCCCGGCTGGCGGGGTTGGAAGGCGCTTTTCCGGGCCCGCTCGACCTGGTGCAATTCTACGCCCCCGCCGACCGGCCCCAGCGCCGCCAGCTGAAGCAGGCGCTGAGCAAGGCCTCGGCGCACCTCGCCTGGCCCTTCAGCGCCACGCATTTGCTGGAAGACGATGCGCCACTGGAAGGCATCAGCGACTTCTGCGCCCACCTGCAGGCGCAGCTGCTCGTTATCGCGCCGGGCAGCCAGGAAGAACTGCTGCGCTTTTTCGATGCCTGCTACGCCACCACGCAGGCCTACCACACCCGCATTCCGATGCTGGTGCTGCCCTCGGCCGCCGAGCGGCAGCCGCAGGTGGCCTGCTGCGACCGCTGCGCCGCCCGCCTGGCCCAGGAAGCAGCCCCGGCCACCCTGCCCGCGCGTGCCGACTATTACGCCGTGCGCTGGGCTTAACCCTTTCATTGTCTCTCATTCTCATCCCGCCTGCCTCATGACTTCCTCCGTTTTCATTCCGATTGCTCCACCTCGCATAATAGTGGAAAACTGGATGCGCCATTTTCAGGACTGGCTGTGCCACCGCCTGGAAGCCGCCGACGGCGGCGCCTCCTTCAGCCGCGACGATTGGGCCCACGAGGGCGGCGGGGGCGGCTGCACGCGCGTCATTCAGCAGGGCAACGTGTTGGAAAAAGGCGGCGTGGCCTTTTCGGCCGTGTGGGGCGAGATGAGCGAGCGGGCCGCCCAGCAGCTGCTCATGCCCGACCGCCGCTACTTCGCCACCGGCGTGAGCGTGGTGCATCACCCGCGCAGCCCCATGGTGCCCATTTCGCACATGAACGTGCGGTATTTTGAGGCCGGCAACGGCGAGGCGTGGTTTGGCGGTGGGCTCGACCTGACCCCGATTTACGTGGATGCTAAGCAGGCCCGCCGCTTCCACGAGCAGATTGCGGAGGTATGCGACCGCCACGACACCAGCTACTATCCGCGCTTCAAGCAGTGGGCCGACGAATACTTCTATCTGCCCCACCGCCGCGAAACGCGCGGCGTGGGCGGCATTTTCTTCGACCGCCTGACGGTGGGCCGCGACGGGCTGTTTGAGGAATTATTCGCCTTCGTGCAAGACGTGGGCGAGGTATACGGCCGCGCCTACAGCGCCATTATGCGTCAAAATGCGGCCCTGCCCTACGCCGAGCCGGAGTTGCAGTGGCAGCGCGTGCGCCGCGGCCGCTACGCCGAGTTCAACCTGGCCATCGACCGCGGCACCCGCTTCGGCCTCGAAACCGGCGGCCGCACCGAGTCCATCCTCATGAGCCTACCGCCCCAGGCCGAGTGGCACTACAACCTGACGCCGGAGCCGGACTCGCGCGAGGCCACTACCCAGCAATGGCTGCGGCCGGGCGTAGACTGGTTGAACGTGGGCTAAACGGCCACGGACCCGACCAAAACCACCGAAGCTGGTCAGGCCCAGGCCACGGCCAGCAGCGAGGGCATTGGCAGATTCACCGGCGGCTGCGGCGGCTGCTTAACCGGTGCTGTGGTGAGCGTGGTGCACCAGCCGGCCCGGACGGACGCCGTGACGGTGGATGCGCAAAAGACAAGCTGCAGGAAATCGGCGGTGGTAAGCATGATGGTGGGAAATGAGATGAACGACAAACATTCTATTTCATCACCGAATATTACCTGACGAAAATCAGCCAGACGCCTGATTTTCGTCAGGCTTTGTAGTTTCGTGGCCATTGAAGGCGCCGTTTGCTACCCGCGCAGCGCTTCGGCTCGATGGTGATTACAACGACCATCCGGCTGTGGCCTCCATCCTTTGCACTAGAATTACCGTTACAGTACCGGCCGAATAGCTTTTTGGATTCTGCTACTTACCCGTTCCCGACCAGCTTCATTGACTGGCAGCGGCGGAACTCCCCATTTAATGCTAGAAGACACGAAGCACTACTTTTCCAACGCCGTCGGCTCGGTGCTGTACGTGCCCGGCTCCTTCGTGTATCTGCACTGGACCGGCGAGCCGCTGCACGGCCCCGAGCTGCGCGCCCTCTACATTCACGCCCGCAACCTGTTGCTGCGCTACAAATTGCGCCGCATCCTGGCCGACCACCGCGCCATGCCCACGGCCTTTGCCCCCACCGAGCGCGAGTGGCTGCTCACCGACTGGTTCCCGAGCACCGCGGAGGAAATACCGCGCGTGCGCTACGCCGCCCTGCCCAGCCCCGACCCGCAACGCCGCCTGCACACCGACGAGGTAGTGCAGGCCCTGAGCCGCCACGCCGAAGTAGCTCTTTTCGAGGATATTTCCCAGGCCACGGCGTGGCTGGAAGCGGCGTAAGCTGCCTACCGAGGCAGGCGGCTTCGCGTGCCTGTTGTTTTGCCTTCCCTCATTTGCATGGATTTACCCCTTATTCGCTGGCTGCGCGCCCGCTTCGACCTGAACCACGACATGGTCGAACCGGCTGAAATTGTGGCCGATGTTGAGGCCGGCATTGCGTTTAAGGGGACCAACCTGTGGGTGCTGTTCTTTGCCATTCTGGTGGCGTCGGTTGGGCTGAACGTGAACTCCACGGCCGTCATCATCGGGGCCATGCTCATTTCACCGCTGATGGGGCCTATTGTGGGCGTGGGCTTTGGGGCGGCCACTTCCGACGTAGCCCTGGTGCGGCGGGGCCTGAAAAACCTGGCCATTGCGGCCGGGCTCAGCGTGCTGGTGTCGGCGCTGTACTTCCGCCTCACCCCGCTCACCGATGCGGGGTCTGAGCTGCTGGCCCGCACCCAGCCCACCACCTGGGACGTGGCCATTGCCTTGTTTGGCGGGGCGGCCGGGGCCATCGGCTTCACCCGGCGCGAGGTGGGCAATGTGATGCCGGGCGTGTCCATTGCCACGGCCCTGATGCCGCCGCTGTGCACCGCCGGCTACGGGCTGGCCACGGCCCATTGGTCGTTTATGGCGGGCGCTTTCTAACTGTTCTGCATCAACGCGGCATTCATCAGCCTGGCCATGTTTCTGGTGGCGCGCATTCTGCCGCTGCCGCACCACGCCTTTGCCAACCCCCGGCACGCCCGACGGGCCAAAATACTGTTCTGGGCCGTGGCCTTGGTCATGGCCGTGCCCAGCGTGTGGCTGGCGGCCCGCATCGTGCGCCGCACCACTTTCGAGCACAACGCCCAGCGCTTTGTCGATGAAGAGCTGAACCCGCCAGGCGCCTACGTTGTGACCCGGCGCATTGAGCCCGAAAAGCGCACCATCAACGTGCTGCTCACGGGGCGCGTGCTCACGGCCGGGCAGCTGCGCACCGTGCGCGCCCGGCTGGCCGACTATAACCTGGGCCGGGCCCGGCTCATCGTGCGCCAGGGCCTGGCCCAGCTCGATTCGGCCGATGCCCGCGCCCTGCGCAGCAGCCTGCTGGAGGACCTGCGCAGCCGCAACGAGCAAACGCTGGCCGGCTACGACACCCGCCTGGCCCAGCTGCAAGAGCTGCTAAAGCAACAGGCCGGCCCCGGCCTGCCCGCACCCGATGCGCTGCTGCGCGAGGTGCAGGCCGAGCACCCCACCGTGCGCCAGCTGGGCCTGAGCCGCCTTGTGCGCCCCGCCGCCGACTCGCTGCGGGCCGATACCACCGTGGTGGTGGCCGTGCGCACCACGCGCCCCTTGCCCGCCGCCGAAGCCCAGCGCCTCAGCCAGTGGCTGCAGGTGCGCGCGGGCCACCAGCCGGTGCGCCTGCTGCTCGAGTAGCCGCCTCACGTGCCCAGGCCTCCCGCAGGCCCCACCCTGGCCACGCATCAACGTACTACAGAGTCGAACGCGCCCTTGCTTGCTCATGGAACTATACAATACCCTGGCTCTGCTGATTGTGGTGGCCGCCATCTTTGGCTACCTCAACCACCGTTTTTTGAAGCTGCCAAATACCATCGGGCTCATGGTGCTGGCGCTGGTGTCGTCGCTGGCGGCCATCGGGCTGGGCAAGCTGGGCGTGGACTGGGTGCTGACGGCCAGCCGGCTGGTGCGGGGCTTCGACTTCCATACCGCCCTCATGCAGGTGATGCTCAGCTTCCTGCTTTTCGCCGGCTCGCTGCACGTGGACGTTCGCGCGCTGGGGCGCGAAGGCGTGGCCGTGGGCGCGATGGCCACGGTGGGCACGCTGCTCTCGACGGCGCTGGTGGGCACGGCGTTCTACTACCTGCTGCCGCTGTTTGGGCTGCCCACTGCCTTCATCCATTGCCTGCTGTTCGGGGCCCTCATCTCCCCCACCGACCCCATTGCCGTGCTGGGCATCCTCAAGGAAGCCCGCATCGATAAGCGGCTGGAAATCCGCATCGTGGGCGAGTCGCTGTTCAACGACGGCATTGCCGTGGTGGTGTTTGTGAGCCTGCTGCAGATTGCCCAGTTTGGCAAGGCGCAGGCCACGCCGGCCGCCATCGGGCACCTGTTTCTGGTGGAGGCGGTGGGCGGCGTGGTGCTGGGCGCGGTGCTGGGCTACGGCGGCTTCCGGGCCCTGCGCAGCATCGACAACTACCAGGTGGAGGTGATGATTACGCTGGCCCTGGTAATGGGCGGCACGGCGCTGGCCGCCACCCTGCACACCTCGGGGCCGCTGGCCATGGTGGTGGCCGGCCTGATTGTGGGCAATCAGGGCCGCGAGCTGGGCATGTCGGACGAGACGCGCGAGTACCTCGACAAGTTCTGGGAGCTGCTGGACGAGATTCTGAACGCGGTGCTCTTCGTGCTCATCGGCCTCGAAATGCTTATTCTCGACATCAGCCGCACCACATTGGTAATCGGCCTGGTGGCCATCGTGGTGGTGCTGGTGGCCCGCTGGTCGTCGGTGGGCCTGCCGCTGGTGCTGCTCAGGCGCTTCTACCCCTTCGACCGCCAAACGCTGCGCGTGCTCACCTGGGGCGGGCTGCGGGGCGGCATCTCGGTGGCCCTGGCCCTGTCCTTGCCCGATTCCATGCCCCGCGACCTGATAGTGGGCGTCACCTACGTAGTGGTCATTTTCAGCATCATCGGGCAGGGCCTCACCATCGGGCCGCTGGTGAAACGGCTGGGCCTGAGCACCGGCCCGGCCGACGACCACGCGCCCCATTAACCTACCCCGACCGTGAACCGACTGCGCGCCCTGTGGCAAAACCTGAACGCCAGCCTGTGGTTTGTGCCCACGCTGATGGTGGCCGGCGGGCCAGCCTTCGCGCTGCTGGCGGCGGTTGCCGTCGGTGGCTTCGGTCTGGTCGTGAAGCAGAATTTGCTGGGTCGGAAACGGCAGGTCGATGCCGTTTTCGGAGAGCTTGTTTTTGATGGCTTCCAGCACCCGGTCCTGGGCGTCGAGCACGTCGGCCTGCCGCGGCGGGTCTACCCACCAGCGGGCCCGGATATTGACCGAGCTGCCGGCCAGGTCCATCACCAGCGCCTCGGGCGCGGGGTCCTGTAGCACGCCTTCTACTTCGCCAATGGCTTCCAACATCAGCTTGCGGGCCAAACACGATGTTGGGCAGGGCCAGCATCAGGTCGCGGCCAATTTTGGTTGAGCTTTTGCCAGGCGAGAGAGAAGTCCATAGTGCTTTAGCCTACGCGCCCACCCACGAAATTGGCGAAAAATCAGCCCTGACCGTCCGGTGGCGCGGCGCCGGGCACGGCCGCAGCCCCGCGCAGCTGCGCCAGCAGCGCCGCCGACACGTCGAGCGTGCGAATGGGAACGGGATGACGATGCCGGCCCCGTCGAAGGCACGCTTGAGGCGCATCAGGGCCTCGCTTTTGGCCCCCACGTAGTCGGCCTGCCGGACGTACGGAATCCAGAAGCGCAGGGTGAAGTTGATGGCGCTGTCGCCGAAGCCGGTGAACATCACCTCCACCCGCCGGTCGGGCAGCAGGTTGGGGACGCCCTGCATGGCGGCCAGAGCCACGGCGCGCACCTGCTCCAGGTCCGAGTCGTAAGCCACGCCGCAGGGCAAATCGACGCGGCGGCGGGTGGTGACGCTGTAGTTGATGACGGCGCTTTCGAACACCTTGCGGTTGGGCACGCGCACCAGCTCGCCGGTCACCTGCCGCAGGTCGAGGGTGCGCAGGTTGATGCTTTCGATGGTGCCGAAATATTTGTCGGTTTCAATGACGTCGCCCACCATGAAGGGCCGCTGCACGGCGATGATGATGCCGCTGATGAAGTTGGCCGCAATGTCCTGAAACACAAATCCCAGCGCCAGCCCGATGATGCCGACACCAGCCAGCAGCGAGGTCACCGTCTTATCGAGGCTGAGCACCTACAGCGTGAAAAACATGCCCACGAGCAGCACGCCCACGTAGCACACCGTCACGACCAGGTTGTTGAGCGTGCCGCTGCCCGACACCCGCCCCAGCAGGTTGGTCACCAGCCGCCGCACCAGCCGCGCCGCGAAAAACGTGGCCACGAGAATCAGCAGGGCAATCAGCAGGTTGGGCAGCAGAATAAACTGCTGCACCCAGCCGGTGAGCTTCCGGGAAAGAAGGTCGAAGGCGTGGTGAAATTCCAGCATGCAAAAGGGGAAGCGGGCCAGTAGCACAATTAAGTACTGTGCCGACTGGGTTTTGATAACCCGCTCCCAAATCTGGCGGCCCGCAGTGGCTGGAGCAACAGGAAAGCCTCTGCGGGTGCAGAGGCTTTTTGTATGAAAATAGGTTAAGGCAGCTTATTGTGTCAGTAGTTTGCCTATTTCAAAAATCTCCGCATATCTTGATGACAGTCCAAATACCAAAATACTCTTTTCGTCAATGGTCGCACTGATATTGAAAAGCATTTCTTTATAAGTTGTGCCTGGCAAGTTCTTTAGTCCTCTATCCACATTAAACTTTTGCAAATGGGTCATGTAAAACGCTGGAACTCTGTCGACGATAATAGTGCTATCGAGCTTGACTCCATTATAAAAAACTGTCATATGCAAATTTGGAGAAAGTGTGATGTTAGAAGTTGTATCGTGGCGGTGTCCAATATAGATTTCAAATTCTCTAGGAATTACATCTTCCCATGCTCCTGTTATTTGCCCATTAATTTGTAAGAGCCTACTTTTTTTGTTCAGCTCAATCTTACTAGGTATAATCTTTAAGCCATTCATTTCTGGCTCTGTTGAAGTATAAATAACAGAATCTGTTTCAGGAATTATAAGTTGACTTTTAAGTTTGTTTTTTGTGTAATTTCTAAAACAGGGCACCCCACTAAAAACATTTCCAAGCCAACCAAATTCAAAACGGCCTTCATCAACTTTATATTTTATTATTTCACTGTATTTAATTGCCTCATATTTGCTTTGTGCGAAAGCTTGGACAGAGAAGATGTAGCTTAAAAAAACAAGAATTAGTTTTGGCATATTGTAAAGATGCAGGTTGTTTAGGATTTACATAATTGCTACCAAAATAGTATACCCGCTATTAGTATGAGAAAATACCGCTACTCCTTCCCCTCCACCCGAAACTTCGGAGCCACGTAATCCTTGGGCAAGGTAATCAGCGGGAATGGTGGCCTGGTTGCCGGCGCGGTAGTGGGGCGACATGATTTCGACCCCGGCCGCGTTGAACTGGTCCGGGATGGGCAGACCCATCGGCACGGTTCCGGCGTAGGGAGGAGTTCAACAAGGTAGCCGCTTTTCACTCAATCCCCACGTAAGAGGGCCGACTTTGCAGAAAAGCACGGCTTCGCAGCCGGGGCCCTGGCGCCCATTCACCCGAAACTCCCTGAATGCCTGATTCCGTTTCCCGCTACGCCCGCATCCTCGCCTGGCTCGACCAGCGCATCATCCGCCCCTTCTACACCGACCGGGTGCGGCGGCTGATTCTGCAAAGCTTTCCGTTCTGGATTGCCTCCATCCTGACCGGCATGGTGGCGGTGGGCTACGAAAAAGTATTTGGCTGGGCCGAGCAGATGAGTTTTGCCTGGCTGGCGCACACGCCGTGGCTGGCCTTCGTGCTCACGCCGCTGGCGTTTGGGGCGTCGTGGCTGCTGGTGCGGCAGTGGGCCCCGGCGGCGCGGGGCAGCGGCATCCCGCAGGTGATGGCCGGCATCGAGCTCTCGAACGCCAGCCAGCACCGCCGCACGGCGTACCTGCTGAGCTTGCGGGTGGCCGTGGTGAAGGTGCTGAGCAGCGTGGTGCTGCTGCTGGGCGGCGG
Proteins encoded in this region:
- a CDS encoding DUF389 domain-containing protein; protein product: MDLPLIRWLRARFDLNHDMVEPAEIVADVEAGIAFKGTNLWVLFFAILVASVGLNVNSTAVIIGAMLISPLMGPIVGVGFGAATSDVALVRRGLKNLAIAAGLSVLVSALYFRLTPLTDAGSELLARTQPTTWDVAIALFGGAAGAIGFTRREVGNVMPGVSIATALMPPLCTAGYGLATAHWSFMAGAF
- a CDS encoding universal stress protein — encoded protein: MKTLLVALDHTAAAEHTLAYANKLAVRWPAEIVVLYCHHKPAAGQPVETLGNQEQRLRSLVERLRYQQLTRQDGRRIQYHYRVLAGCLHDHIREEALRCAADLVLMGLEHIDCNRQQAPGNHAAAIAKLVSCPLLVVPAGRRSLPKRMVFSADFRTLGLHILPRLAGLEGAFPGPLDLVQFYAPADRPQRRQLKQALSKASAHLAWPFSATHLLEDDAPLEGISDFCAHLQAQLLVIAPGSQEELLRFFDACYATTQAYHTRIPMLVLPSAAERQPQVACCDRCAARLAQEAAPATLPARADYYAVRWA
- a CDS encoding mechanosensitive ion channel family protein, which codes for MLSLDKTVTSLLAGVGIIGLALGFVFQDIAANFISGIIIAVQRPFMVGDVIETDKYFGTIESINLRTLDLRQVTGELVRVPNRKVFESAVINYSVTTRRRVDLPCGVAYDSDLEQVRAVALAAMQGVPNLLPDRRVEVMFTGFGDSAINFTLRFWIPYVRQADYVGAKSEALMRLKRAFDGAGIVIPFPFARSTCRRRCWRSCAGLRPCPAPRHRTVRADFSPISWVGA
- a CDS encoding cation:proton antiporter, with translation MELYNTLALLIVVAAIFGYLNHRFLKLPNTIGLMVLALVSSLAAIGLGKLGVDWVLTASRLVRGFDFHTALMQVMLSFLLFAGSLHVDVRALGREGVAVGAMATVGTLLSTALVGTAFYYLLPLFGLPTAFIHCLLFGALISPTDPIAVLGILKEARIDKRLEIRIVGESLFNDGIAVVVFVSLLQIAQFGKAQATPAAIGHLFLVEAVGGVVLGAVLGYGGFRALRSIDNYQVEVMITLALVMGGTALAATLHTSGPLAMVVAGLIVGNQGRELGMSDETREYLDKFWELLDEILNAVLFVLIGLEMLILDISRTTLVIGLVAIVVVLVARWSSVGLPLVLLRRFYPFDRQTLRVLTWGGLRGGISVALALSLPDSMPRDLIVGVTYVVVIFSIIGQGLTIGPLVKRLGLSTGPADDHAPH
- a CDS encoding mechanosensitive ion channel family protein, whose product is MLEFHHAFDLLSRKLTGWVQQFILLPNLLIALLILVATFFAARLVRRLVTNLLGRVSGSGTLNNLVVTVCYVGVLLVGMFFTL
- the hemF gene encoding oxygen-dependent coproporphyrinogen oxidase, which produces MTSSVFIPIAPPRIIVENWMRHFQDWLCHRLEAADGGASFSRDDWAHEGGGGGCTRVIQQGNVLEKGGVAFSAVWGEMSERAAQQLLMPDRRYFATGVSVVHHPRSPMVPISHMNVRYFEAGNGEAWFGGGLDLTPIYVDAKQARRFHEQIAEVCDRHDTSYYPRFKQWADEYFYLPHRRETRGVGGIFFDRLTVGRDGLFEELFAFVQDVGEVYGRAYSAIMRQNAALPYAEPELQWQRVRRGRYAEFNLAIDRGTRFGLETGGRTESILMSLPPQAEWHYNLTPEPDSREATTQQWLRPGVDWLNVG